In the Ptychodera flava strain L36383 chromosome 23 unlocalized genomic scaffold, AS_Pfla_20210202 Scaffold_23__1_contigs__length_28996876_pilon, whole genome shotgun sequence genome, cattaggcatgtctaagttatggttctaaatcgggaaaaaagatcagacctctagctgtattggccagccaagaaatacatatgcacataataatgaggtacaagatgtgacatcttaaggtctaatatcctatcagaattggagggtatagaacttgtggttactgagttatgcatatatatgtataatcaaggtcaaaggtcataaggtcacgtgatattttgaaaaaaaattgtattgctaattaatccctatatgccaaaaatcagacctctaactctattcccttgcccagaattagatgtgtgcataattaatgaggtaaagcgtgtgttgtcataaggtctccaaccctactaaatataaaggacatagcacttgtggttacatatttatcgacataaacgtatatttcaggtcaaaggttgaggtcacatgacatttggtcaaaaaatttctatcctatagttattcaaaaatcagacatccagctctatgggtttgctcagaattagatataagcataattaatgaggtacagtatgaagcatcataaggtctcccatcataccatatatgaagggtgtaccacttgtggttactgagttatggacaaatatgtatatttgaggtcaaaggtcaccgaggtcatgtgacattttgtcaaaaaaattgtattgctaagttatcgctatataccaaaaatcagacctctagctctattgactcgctcaaaattagatatgcgcataattaatgagatacaatatgtggcgtcataaggtgtcccatcataccatatatgaagggtgtagcacttgtggttactgagtaatggacaaatatgtatatttgaggtcataggtcactgaggtcacgtgacattttgtcaaaaaaattgtattgctaagttatccctatataccaaaaatcagacctctagctctattggctcgctcaaacttagatatgcacataattaatgaggtacaatatgtggcgtcataagctgtcccatcataccatatatgaagggtgtagcactagtggttactgagttatggacaaatatatatatttgaggtcaaggtcaccaagatcacgtgacattttgtcaaaatatctgagatatctgcgtgaacggatggacttacggacggacatgacccaatctataaccccctggacttcatccgtggggactaaaaactgtgtcactgcatcctttttgcaatatgaatacgatgagaaactaaatttttatttttcttggccttatacatgggactctatggactgccttatacatgggagtctatggagactgccttatacatgggagtctatggaggtgtaaactaaaaattcctctaacacggccaaatttgattgcattgtgaaacaaatcgacgtgcatctgtatggggtagggtactatccttgtgcaaagtttgaaagaaattgacctgggcatgtctgagatatctgcgtgaacggacgcacggacgcacgcacggacgcacggacgcgcgcacggacgcacgcacgcacgcacggacatgaccaaaacctataagtccccccggacggtgtccgtggggactaacaaatgaTTCATTTACTACCTTTCACTAAAGCGGCAATGTACACTATGATCTCAGATCTGTCCAAGAATGCATCAATTTCAATTAAATAGGTCAAATCAGTACTACTCTATAATCTTACTTTTGCATTTTTACGCTGTCAGAATTTGTCTCCTACCATATGctttatcaaaaacaaaaagtacTTTCTTCATAATTTGCTGTTCCTATCATGAATACAGGCATGGCATGACATCAATGACCTTAATGTGAACTGTAGTCAACAATCTGAGTCAAGTCGTGCCTATGCTATAGTGTATGTCTTTGCCTTTGTGGAATCTGTAAGTATTTTGTGGCTTACATTTTGTCATAGTCTGTGATGGACTGCAattcttttaattttaattctttgCAATACTTTGCGTTTATGGTAAGTAGATTTTCCCATAATGCAACTGCCGTGGTATTAGAGAGTGCCTTGTAGGTCTTATAAGAAGATAATGTAAGGTACAACCTCAAAAGCAATATGTGTCAGCAAACTGAATGTCCATTATCTGGGATGGGTCAAAGATTGCATTTTGAAAAGTGATCAACAAGCTCAGGTTGCAATTTAGAATCTGAAAGAGGTTGCttggtgcaattctagatatgtGGAACTGCCTTCaaggtgcaattctagatatctagaactggttgcagggtgcaattctagatatctggaactggttgcagggtgcaattctagatatctggaactggttgcagggtgcaattctagatatctggaactggttgcagggtgcaattctagatatctggaactggttgcagggtgcaattctagatatctagaaCTGGTTGtagggtgcaattctagatatctggaactggttgcagggtgcaattctagatatctagaaCTGGTTGtagggtgcaattctagatatctggaactggttgcagggtgcaattctagatatctagaaCTGACcacagggtgcaattctagatatctgaaactggttgcagggtgcaattctagaaCTGCATGGTTACAGGTTtcaattctagatatctagaactggttacagggtgcaattctagatatctagaactggttgcagggtgcaattctagatatctagaactggttgcagggtgcaattctagatatcttgaactggttgcagggtgcaattctagaaCTGCatggttgcagggtgcaattctagatatctagaaCTGGTTACAGGGTTCAATTCTAGATATCTtgaactggttgcagggtgcaattaATATTCTAGATTTCtggaactggttgcagggtgcaattctagatatcttgAACTGGTTGTAGGGTGCAATTAATATTCTAGATTTCtggaactggttgcagggtggTTTCATGGTTTCATCCATGGTTTCCTTTGCATATtaaagatttacagaaccatactattccaaaagacgcaggtttgtctcacgattggtcagtgacgtcacacatatgcacattttcACAGCTCTACCCGGTACGttaaaacgtttcagctcctacaaatttgcaccaaagTTTCCAAAATGTCATAATGTAACACATTGAGGTACCTATTtagagcccctagcatggattaggttaACTGTTCAAGTACAGacgatttttgaacaggaaaatatcttctgtgtcattttgtgaaattttgaagggttttacggTGATATCTCATAAACGGTCCTGAATGTTTAGAAacgcatgcttatctatattctcatGTATAACGTCAATAATCCTACCAAAAGTCAGCTAAATTGGTTTAaaattgagagagttgaaagattttgagcattttcaaaatatcaggagtcaaaaatccatagaaaactacACAACGGTAAGATTTTGCACTTGCAAACGTGCGCGTTTGTAAGGTTGCTGGCGATAGCAACCAATGTGCtctttgaatccttcggtaacaCGCCCTAATGTCACCATTTTGATGTTGGAGACATTTCCACTGGGATTTAGATTCATGCTCTGTCAGTAAAACAATAGAATCTATTGCTATAAGCATGCTCAATGGAATTTGATTCAGTTGATTTCATAGTGAAAGCGGCAAAATTATATCAGTGAATAATTTTCACTTTCCCAGAAGTAAATGTTTGGTGTTACCAGAAAACACTTATCATTCAAGTATACACCGTTGAAAATTATCAACCTGTAGGTTCAAATGATACTCTTCAATACTGGCATTTTCAGATTTCAAAAAGTTATGTAGGAtgttgtttgattgattgatataaaATTAAAAGTCAAATTATTGGAAACTTGCAGTTATTTACTCCAACAATTATAGGTGACTGATTgtcatttcaaaagttttgccatgccaaatttcaacagGTGTAGACTAAAACATTGACCTATCACAAGACACTGGTTGACTCACATAGAGTAAACCAGTTACTTCAGCAACTGTCGAATTATATATATTATCCTAATTAATCAAAAAACACAAAGTCAAGACACTTTACCTTTCTCTCTTTGTTTCTTTAGTTCAGATTGTTCCAATTTATGCTCCAATTCTTCAACTTTATCCTCAAGTTCATTGATCAGTTTCTTCTTCTCTTCAAGTTCAGACTGTAGTGTCTTCTGCTTTGCACTGTTCTCAATCCGTTGACTGACCAAAGAGTTATCACTACTCTCTAACTTCTGTGTCAGTTCCTTACATCTCTCTTCCAACGTAGCCTTCTCTTCATTTGCCTCCTTCAGTTGAGATTCTAGAGTTGTCCTTTCCATCTCAAATTTAGAttggatatcttccagggctgacagcaacaaaaatgtACAGATTTATACCAACATAAATGTTAAACATTTCACGTCATCAGTATTTCATTTGATTGCATAGAAATTCAGGGACTTATTTATACTACGGGTATTTCATTGATTGCAACAGTACTGTGGATGTCCAGGGCAAGTGGGAGTCACCGGAGTGTAGTGAAAGATCACAATTGCATTGTGGGATACATGTGAGGATAAAGATGCCAATAACGATACACTCCTCAGTAGACAATTATAAAAACACTGATTGGAATGTAAATGTCATGTAATTTTGCATTTGAATATCTGGTGTTCTCTGACAGATATACACAAACCTAAATGTCAGTTACTTACACTGTCCttgaattgaaaaaattacattaagGCTGATCAATTTATCTACAATTTGATCTCAAAGTGAAAAAAAGGGCATGCATATGAAACTAACTTCAtgcaagtgttttttttttctagtcCTAATGTTAACTGTGCtactgcacacacacacacacacacacacacacacacacacacacacatatgtagTAACTGTAGATGTCTAGTGTGAAAGGCAGTGTGGCGAACAATCACAATGGCATTGTGGGATATACTCCTCAGCAGATAATAATTAACACTAATCAGGATGTAAATTTATTGATTTGCATCTGAATATCAGGTGCTGTCCATGAGAAATAAACAACTTAATTTTCAGTTACTTACATTTCCTTGTTCAGTCTGAGAACCACTGTCAACTTTTCCTGTGACTACAATCATGTCAGATGTCTGGTCAGTGACTGTGTCTTCATCCtgaaattgtaaatatcaaAGTACAACAGCTAGGATATGTATGATTGAAGTCTCATTGGTTTAATGGCATCATATGCCATTCTGTATGACATGTGCAAGGACACAAGCACAATAACGGAAAGACAGCAAAAGGTAGCTGACCTCAGGGTTGATGGGGCAAGATGCggtatatattattatatatatatatatatatatatatatatatatatatatatatatatatatatatatatatatatatatatatagtaagcTCATAGGGGATCTGTTGCCCTTGTTTTTTCTATAAGTGAGGCCTCCAAAACTGTTCTAGCCAACAGAAGTTCTAGCCAACAGAAGTTCTAGCCAACAGAAGTTCTAGCCAACAGAAGCTGTTGTGACAATTTGGCTGATGTTGTAGGCTACAGTTGACAAGACATTTCCTCATTACCTCCCCACTCCCTCAATTCTACACATATTCTTAATTAAAATCTTGTTGACAGGGTTTCGTAAGTTCTGAAAATCAGTGAATTTACATGTCTATATCAGGTCTGCTTTATAACAAAGGCTATAATCATTCACGGCCTGTTTGCTTTTCAGTAAATGACTAACATTAATGTGTACCAGTATCTCTTCAGCATCCGTTGCTTCATTGAAATCATCATAGAGTTTGACTGGTTCCAGTCCACCACCATCTCCTGAATGACAAGTTATAGAAATTATGGTGACACCTTCAAAAGCTAACTAGCTATTGTAAAATTACCAATGTTGATAGGTATGTAATTGTTCTTttatcctctttctcccaactggtatttatttctacagtttgtctatggagccttgtagaaagaggattaaaattAGAATGAAACTCAGACACTTGGCGGGAAGTGTACACAACATTATCAAATAGTGTGATCTTTAGGATTTAGAATGAAAGTGAGAGTATGGAAACACATTGAATTGTATGAAGAAGGTGATTGTATTGTATGTCTGACAGGAGCATGTAGATATGTGTAAGATTTAGAGTGCCCTGGTAGGCAGATTGACTACTGGTAGATATACCTGGTATTACATCTTTAGTGCAAATAATTAATGAATCGTTAAGTTGCCTTATAACCAAAAAGAAATGTTGAAGAAATGCAAAGTACAGTGCAGCGGCTCAAACAACAGAAcactaaaacaaaaaatatttgccGTGGTGGTGGTAGctctaaaaaaatcaaaaaccaaaaagaacaaaacaaatGCACAACAAGAAAAATTGTGAAAGTTGTAGCAGCTCACACATTGACCTGTATCTGACTTTTGTCATATACTTTATAAAAATATGGGACAATATCTGAATTTTATAGTCATAAACTCCTGAAACATCAACTGTGCAGTTAAGTCAGATAACTTAAATCAATTATGATTGACATCAAACTAGTTtaataaagaaatttcaaacttaCTGTTTATGAAGAACAATTCCAGTTCATCAAATCTGGCTTGGTCATATGTTGCTTTCAACTTGAGTTGTAATCCAACTTTGTCAGCCTCCTCTCTCATCTTATCAGTTATCAATAGTGGTTCAAATGAGTCAGGAAAACTACCAGATAGACATGTTTGTTTCAATCTGTACAGATTATACAGAGTAGGTAGGTCAAGTGAGATTGCCAAGGAATCTTGTTTCATACTGGTCACTGTTACTTCACCAAAGCTATTCCTGCAGTTTTGATCTACTCTTTGGAGAGAAGTGTTATTTGCTATAGCCTCACTTTCTGTTTTGTCAAGCTGAGTTTGGATCTTCTCCCATGCTGCTTTCAATTGCTCCTTTTTCTCCCTGACACTCCTTGTTTGGTCTTGTCCGTCAAGATCTCTCATTTGTTGCTGGTAGGATTCTTCAGTAAGTCCAACGTGAACTGTGAAAGCATTTGAATCTGGTGTACAGAAACCAGATGGAAATACTTTATTTTGTATAAATTACCTCTCCACTACAATCATACATGCAGTCGGGCTTTTGGATCTCTCATTCCGTAACACCTTTGActcggtagagttgacttttcagatcctcagattcagatcctcagatcctcagatccctTCAGATCTCAGatctcagatcctataacttcagacgcagattcgaatttacaagccttttacaatacctgtatgattacaatatttaaaataataatttgaatatgtgtACAAGGCAGGTATGAAAATAGATGTCTACATAAACATTTTCGCTCAGCAAGTTTCAACGAACACGggtctacaattacagattagctaacttgcttcttccgacccctTAATTCCTGATCTAGCCCGGGGTCACTGGCCTCCAACATTGATTAGTTATATTCCCTCGCCATCAATATTACAAACGATGGTAAAATATGGACAGTAGATAGCCGgcatttacatgatcgtcgcggtcttgatcgttcgatcgcTCGTGTGTTTATCTCTATGTATTGACTATAGAGGGGGTATATCGGCACTGACCCCCAGTCTGCACTGACCCCTGGCATTTGAACGTTGACTCGACTGATTGCCTACACACGTGATCACATAACATGTGGAATCATTGCGCACCCTGTCTTCGACtgatgacgttctgattctgagattgaagtttttaagttcaagattcaagatagaaataaaataatttctaaagccttttaaaatctaaattatattttatttatcagtatattacatcaaactttgaaagttgtgaaattttaattccgAATCTgtgtctgaagttataggatctgaaatctgagatctgaggatctgaatctgaggatctgaatgtgaggatctgaaaagtcaactctaccccTTTGACTGATCAGTACCGTCAAACTTGAGAGTATGCTATAATTTGCGAAAACCCCATCGTCGGACAGTGCAAGACGTACTCAGGGTATTTGCATGAGGGCAATTGTGGTGTATTCTGCTATTCCACTATAAgctattgttacgtgcagagaaaacgaacaaaagggtgaactcagcagttaacgtttaaacaaaatttattacgaaaataaaactaattgctaagtcagggatagagtacaagctttaaaagtgtacagactacttatctcagctgggacggcaaagctccagtctcagagttgtaacagtcagttggatgaatgaacagtccttgcaggcttgaagatgcataaagtccacagtataaatccagcgttggcagtgaaggtcttgaaaagtcttgagaatgactactgctggagtttagtaacacacaagagacacgatcccaaaaatCTGACTGGAAGCTagctgagcgcgtccctttataaaggcatataagaacaatctagaacttttattgacatgctaattactgttctaaaattatctctcttacacaactaatcaactttccagaacattccaaacatgactaattgaattcaaggttgtgaggtcatcagggcagtgaccttgagaatgttctagactaattgaactcaggtcatgatgagtgtgggggaaatgacctacataacacaccccctcttcaaaaaagaaatttttcaaagaaaaatctttcttttacaaatgtaatcttgaaaaggatttaagtactcaaattttgttttactctaaagtaaaatttcttgaaagtgaacaacaataaactctaaatacgagagagacagtctgcaattaaattgtctctgccttgatatgtctaatgtcaagattaaactcctgtaacattaaactccatctaagcaatctctgatttttgcctttaaatttctgtagaaatacaagagggttgtgatcaatataaaccactattggctgatttgaagaagtaacataaacttcaaaatgctgtaaagctaatatcaaagataaacactctttttcaattgtagagtagtttctctgggatttgttaatttgcgtgaaaaatagcaaacaggatgatctataccatgactatcctcttgcataaaacagcaccagcagccgtatcactagcatccacagctaatttgaatggcaaagtgaaatctggtgcagacaacactggagcactttgcagtatggctttaagtgtatcaaatgcctgttggcattgctctgaccaaacaactttactttcttcttaagtaagttagtcaaaggctcagtaattgtggagaaatttggacagaattttctgtagtatccagccataccgagaaagcgcatcagttgtcgtttgcagtttggtattggaaaacttgaaatggcactgattttggcatcaacaggttttacctcaccctgtcctacagtatgtccgaggaaagtcaccctcgcccagcaaactcagatttggcaaggttgacagtcaacattgctttgctcagtctctcaaagaacttccgcatgagcttgatgtgttcctcccaggtgtcactatacaggacgacgtcgtcaacgtaagctgcacatccgtctagcccggatatgacgtcgttgatcatccgttggaacgttgccggagatcttcattccgaatggcatcaccttgtactggaacaatccgtctggtgtaacaaaggcggatatttcacgagcacgatccgtcagagggacttgccaaaatcccttcagtaggtcaaatttcgtcacatacttggcttttcccactcggtcgatgcagtcatcaatcctcgggattgggaaagtgtctgtctttgttaaagtgttgaccttcctaaagtccgtgcacatacgataactgtgatctgatttgggaacaagtatgcacggcgaactccagttacttttactgggttcaataaagtcattgtccagcaggtatttgacttcttcctggagatatttcgcttttgttggattcagtctgtatggatgttgttttacaggcttactgtccccaacatcaacgtcgtgatagatgacgtttgtcctcgttggaacatcttggaacaggtgtttatattcatggagcagttctttcacctgttgttgttgttctggctggaggtgtgccaactttgtagactccagcttctccaggatttctgagttctgaagcttgaccgagcccagctttgagtttagagtattatcactcaagtcagtttcagtatcactatcttcataatggtttgaactgactgcactgacaggctgagttatagtaggattatccctatccaaatatggcttaagcatatttatgtgacatagctgtttttgttttcgcctgtcaggtgttattatgatgtaatttaaatcactcaatttcttatcaattaggtatggcccaaagtaacgagcatggagtggtttgcccaggatggaagtagaacaagaaaccttttgacctggttcaaacttccgttttgaggtgcttttatcatatctggttttcattgactgctgagatgacttaagattttctctggctaattcacatgctttagagagtttcgtacgaaaatctgacacatattgcaaaatattcagacaatcatcatcgtctgataggaatttctctttaacgagcttaagtgggccacggactgtatgtccaaatacaagctcaaatgggctaaaaccaagagactcttgaattgactctctaacagcaaagagcagaaaatgaattccttcatcccactgcttctctgtgtcaaaacagtaggtcctaatcagtttttcaaagtttgatgaaatcgctcaagagcaccctgactttctggatgataggcggatgacctatactgtttaatgcctagctgatccattacttgttgaaaaataccagacataaagttggagccttgatcggactggacacatttagggaggccaaataaagtaaaaaatttgactaaagctttcactatagtctttgtctttatatttgtcAGTGGTATGTCTTTTGGGAActgagttgatgtacacattattgtcaacatgtactcatttcctgatcttgtttttggtaggggcccaacacagtctattagaatcctactaaatggttcttgaaatgcaggaattggctgtaaaggggcctttggaatgtctgattcggctttcatATCATTAGACATgtatgacaagttttacagaaatgtgttacatcctgcctgagattaggccaataaaagtgactgagaattttatgataagttttccttactcccaaatgaccagcccagggcgtttcatgggccaggcgcaatatttcagcacgatagggctttggaaccacaatttgatgttttatagcccaatcgtcatcaaccaaaacatctggaggtctccatttacgcatgagaataccagattttgtataataggaaacagagctatctgaagttttaccttcatcatctaccctgtcaaacaaagacaaaatatctgggtctttgtgttgttctgcaatgagatttgatctagaaaatgtctgactttggtcagcagaagttttactggaagtttcaaatccacgagggataacggaatgctccgtgtcaaacacctgactgagaaaggtgtcatttaagtcaacatctgtgacattatttttgagagtattttgattctcggaagttttctttgacatggctcgagtaatggcacatgaaggaaataaatctggtatctcttgttcaattggctctggatcctgatctaaactaggattatcagtcacaagtggattagtaatgaccttgtccccagcaaggtcgtttccaagaagaaggtgaatcccttcaaaaggcaaaaaaggcctaatacctaaagccacaggtccagaaacaaagtccgaagacaaatagacattatggagaggaacaggaatgtagtcattacaatctacccccttaataagaactttagaacctgaaaatgacttttcagaaaacggcagggtatctgccaacaaaagagactgggaagccccggtatctcttaaaattttgacaggggtagcggaagagaaatcactagaaagtgatataaaaccatatgaataaatggttcgaaaatacccataatgctatcttgagaagaattgaccttgacctcattaattggggataagagggatttaacctcagaaaatgtgttgcacacattattagactctaattgagttgatgaagaataaagccggtgggcttagatccactttgaccactttgaccttcacgttttcttttcaatttgaaacaatccgacattaaatggccgtctttcttgcaataattacaagaaagtgtaccaaactgtttgtcagaaggagattgagacttgggatctgatgatgtgggagtgttacttgaactctgtgaactgttgtcatttgattttctactctcctttgaaaaattcttggatgaaaggaggagtta is a window encoding:
- the LOC139123433 gene encoding uncharacterized protein, which gives rise to MNSGMSVTEDVEITETTAMNSGMSVTEDVGITETTAMNSGMSVTKDMEITGTTEGTAVQPEMSITQDRETKETTAVHPGISLTENMEITETTAVHHGMSDKTKNPKMARGEKIRSGQCKQSKHEQTEINENGHIKTKQTKQQTQRTEKISTNASKQPPLDSTIGKDNTYSNAFTVHVGLTEESYQQQMRDLDGQDQTRSVREKKEQLKAAWEKIQTQLDKTESEAIANNTSLQRVDQNCRNSFGEVTVTSMKQDSLAISLDLPTLYNLYRLKQTCLSGSFPDSFEPLLITDKMREEADKVGLQLKLKATYDQARFDELELFFINRDGGGLEPVKLYDDFNEATDAEEILDEDTVTDQTSDMIVVTGKVDSGSQTEQGNPWKISNLNLRWKGQL